From Brassica oleracea var. oleracea cultivar TO1000 chromosome C3, BOL, whole genome shotgun sequence, a single genomic window includes:
- the LOC106328380 gene encoding protein NETWORKED 4B-like, which yields MDSPTETRLEISDDTREWSENSLEEVSSGLDQGASSPVTPESDRLLAALSFGNGSSDVSPNHESESSYSELDSEAEAFYSSLNHQLVSSGTMDGLELGEKPMSYSELVKKLGQYEEELRTKSLKLQESEQEIEKLKSEKRESAENLRAELEAARREIEAKDKDIENEKKRALEMQGQVVGLESQLSDLRFNVGNVVDELHLSKECLAAADAEIAKLESDVSGLLEKQTFLEDQIKRSDAEKMEMKSNEVKLEAEINALKTGLASRDERIEALNKDFDKHKLRYDMLMAERDGVCAEVDNLKAEMRARDIQIKQMEEQLNQMVCRQTELVSESGNAKNTVEELREMVKELEKQAQLQRYAILEGEEEKREAIRQLCYSLDHYKSGYRQLVRFLSGNKKQQQATTVV from the exons ATGGATTCTCCAACAGAAACTAGACTTGAGATCTCTGATGATACACGCGAGTGGTCAGAGAATTCGCTTGAAGAAGTCTCATCAG GGTTAGACCAAGGTGCCTCTTCCCCTGTAACTCCAGAGTCTGACAGATTACTTGCAGCTCTCAGCTTTGGTAATGGGAGTTCGGATGTTTCTCCAAATCATGAGTCTGAGTCTTCTTACTCCGAGTTAGACTCGGAAGCTGAGGCCTTTTACTCATCACTTAACCACCAGCTGGTCTCATCCGGGACAATGGATGGTCTTGAGTTAGGTGAGAAGCCAATGAGCTACAGCGAATTGGTGAAGAAGCTTGGTCAATACGAGGAAGAGCTCAGGACTAAAAGCCTAAAGCTCCAAGAATCTGAACAAGAGATTGAAAAGCTGAAGAGTGAGAAGAGAGAGTCTGCTGAGAATCTCCGCGCTGAGCTTGAAGCTGCAAGGAGGGAGATAGAGGCAAAGGACAAAGACATTGAGAATGAGAAAAAGCGAGCCCTGGAGATGCAAGGACAGGTGGTTGGTTTGGAATCTCAGCTCTCAGACTTGCGTTTCAATGTAGGGAATGTAGTGGACGAGCTTCATCTGAGCAAAGAGTGTTTAGCTGCAGCAGATGCTGAGATAGCAAAGCTGGAGAGTGATGTTTCTGGTTTGTTAGAGAAGCAGACTTTCTTGGAAGATCAGATTAAGCGTTCTGACGCAGAGAAAATGGAGATGAAGAGCAACGAGGTGAAGCTGGAAGCTGAGATCAATGCATTGAAGACAGGCTTAGCATCAAGAGATGAGCGTATTGAAGCGTTGAACAAGGATTTCGACAAGCATAAGCTGAGGTATGACATGTTGATGGCAGAGAGAGATGGAGTCTGCGCCGAAGTAGACAATCTAAAAGCGGAGATGAGGGCAAGAGACATCCAAATTAAGCAAATGGAGGAGCAACTTAACCAGATGGTCTGCAGGCAGACAGAGCTTGTGTCTGAATCAGGAAATGCCAAGAACACTGTGGAAGAGCTGAGGGAGATGGTTAAAGAACTGGAGAAGCAAGCACAGTTGCAGAGGTATGCGATATTAGAAGGTGAGGAAGAGAAACGAGAGGCGATTAGACAGCTTTGTTACTCTCTGGATCATTACAAAAGCGGATACAGACAGCTTGTGCGGTTTCTCTCGGGTAACAAAAAGCAACAACAGGCAACAACTGTCGTGTGA
- the LOC106334683 gene encoding uncharacterized protein At5g05190-like: MASRLGQRVRLVKCPKCLKILQEDEDVPVYQCGGCSAILQAKRRSTAPKTAPSAGEAERAQASEPSNTAPSAEETKGAQASELPSTPPSAGEAEKDQASEHPNAAPSAGEAERDQASEPPNTATSAGEAERSQASEPPNATPSAGEAEGGQASEHLNTATSGGEAEGVQASESPNTAPSAGEGEWGQASEPPSDPETNNVSSSSGQDTVLASPSGQEDEKDQDGSMESTEKQLGGLELSEREERNQIQLRELSLGDSDKNEGEDNSSRLKSDMKSVAGTSSGSLNDDPVMEARRTSDSSSDAFQKLEAEISPDASPIEEEQQDQEDHVCHPHRDSTDDLPANKTSSAYDGSKSSSDEREDQEENQQWNALQNVRYPQNFKEQGGSSSSTFSDKRPSGTTTHKERHQYKSLQLEGPGGRLGRQGRRHVSEQLRPDVPLYPREPYTRLSPSSYPSHDVFDRYSRAHSLQMPPPYEGVDHMYHNNNTRARERGQGSRFSGEMTNHPGWYSSQMYSSYSSYSASPQRIMEQQPEYYPRWSHDIVSDAEDHQRTRHEARLRRQQPVAKRHIRPTAGGAPFVSCYSCSANLQLPVDFLIFKRKYHLLRCGTCNTVLRFSLQSRTHLVPAVTHDTNANRTSNPENPSSSAAQGEEEEEEIPVARGSPLHRLMGYSTVSQVFKASQRPPSV; the protein is encoded by the exons ATGGCGAGCAGGTTGGGTCAGAGAGTTCGGTTGGTGAAATGCCCCAAGTGCTTAAAGATTCTACAGGAAGACGAAGATGTTCCTGTTTATCAATGTGGTGGTTGCTCAGCCATTCTTCAAG CCAAAAGACGGAGCACTGCTCCAAAAACTGCACCAAGTGCAGGAGAAGCAGAGAGGGCTCAAGCCAGTGAGCCTTCAAACACTGCACCAAGTGCAGAAGAAACAAAAGGGGCTCAAGCTAGTGAGCTTCCAAGCACTCCACCAAGTGCAGGAGAAGCAGAGAAGGATCAAGCCAGTGAGCATCCAAACGCTGCACCAAGTGCTGGAGAAGCAGAGAGGGATCAAGCCAGCGAGCCTCCAAACACTGCAACAAGTGCAGGGGAAGCAGAGAGGTCTCAAGCCAGTGAGCCTCCAAACGCTACACCAAGTGCAGGAGAAGCAGAGGGGGGTCAAGCCAGTGAGCATCTAAACACTGCAACAAGTGGAGGAGAAGCAGAAGGGGTTCAAGCCAGTGAGTCTCCAAACACTGCACCAAGTGCAGGAGAAGGAGAGTGGGGTCAAGCCAGTGAGCCGCCAAGCGATCCTGAAACCAACAATGTGTCCAGCAGCTCAGGGCAGGACACGGTTCTTGCTTCACCCTCGGGCCAAGAAGATGAGAAGGATCAGGATGGATCCATGGAGTCCACTGAGAAGCAGCTTGGTGGGCTAGAGTTATCTGAAAGAGAGGAGAGGAACCAAATCCAACTGCGCGAACTCTCACTTGGTGATTCTGACAAGAATGAAGGAGAAGACAACTCCAGCAGATTGAAGTCTGATATGAAATCCGTGGCTGGGACTAGCTCAGGAAGCTTGAATGATGATCCTGTGATGGAAGCAAGAAGAACTAGTGATTCATCTAGTGATGCTTTCCAGAAGCTTGAAGCTGAAATCTCTCCTGATGCTTCTCCAATTGAAGAGGAACAACAAGACCAAGAAGATCATGTTTGTCACCCTCACAGGGACTCAACAGATGATCTTCCTGCGAACAAGACTTCTTCTGCATATGATGGGAGTAAGTCTTCCTCTGACGAAAGAGAAGACCAAGAAGAAAACCAACAATGGAATGCTCTTCAGAACGTAAGATACCCTCAAAATTTCAAGGAGCAAGGTGGAAGTTCCTCATCCACTTTCTCTGACAAGAGGCCCAGTGGGACTACCACACACAAGGAACGGCATCAGTACAAGTCTCTGCAACTTGAGGGGCCAGGAGGACGTCTTGGAAGACAAGGGAGGAGACATGTCTCAGAACAACTTCGACCAGACGTGCCTTTATATCCGAGAGAACCATACACACGTCTAAGCCCTTCTTCATATCCATCACACGATGTGTTTGATCGGTATTCCCGTGCACACTCGCTTCAAATGCCTCCTCCATACGAGGGTGTTGACCATATGTATCACAACAACAACACAAGGGCAAGAGAACGGGGACAAGGGAGTAGGTTTTCAGGAGAGATGACGAACCATCCCGGTTGGTATTCAAGTCAGATGTATAGCTCTTACAGCTCATACTCCGCAAGTCCACAGAGAATAATGGAACAACAGCCTGAGTATTATCCGAGATGGAGCCATGATATAGTCTCTGATGCTGAGGATCATCAGCGTACTAGACATGAGGCCCGTCTTCGTCGACAACAGCCTGTGGCCAAGCGTCATATCCGTCCAACGGCCGGTGGAGCACCTTTCGTTAGCTGTTACAGCTGCTCAGCGAACCTACAGCTTCCTGTAGACTTTCTCATCTTCAAGAGGAAGTATCATCTTCTCAGATGCGGGACTTGCAACACTGTTCTCAGATTCTCACTTCAGTCAAGAACTCATTTGGTTCCTGCAGTAACACATGACACAAACGCTAACAGGACTAGCAATCCCGAAAACCCGAGCTCCTCTGCTGCTCAGGGAGAGGAAGAGGAAGAGGAGATACCTGTGGCTAGAGGCTCTCCGCTTCATCGGCTAATGGGATATTCTACTGTAAGCCAAGTCTTTAAAGCTTCTCAGCGTCCTCCTTCTGTGTAA
- the LOC106334684 gene encoding uncharacterized aarF domain-containing protein kinase At5g05200, chloroplastic yields the protein MAVSAFRGARLPFLHQSQLPVARGSSKKMIGGRKSNAFVISAQYSQTQDLFTSRLQSRIENLPKLVEDIVQTSINTGPRGALRLVQGVQAFVGVGGEWLTDISKLTRVSGGLPTEMQLGLLSPLYLRKLFERMGATYIKLGQFIASAPTLFPPEYVEEFQNCFDKAPPVPFEEIRKILQEELGRPIESVYEYVDPTPLASASIAQVHGARLRGSQEDVVIKVLKPGIEDFLVADLNFIYVVARIFEFLSPEFSRTSLVGIVKDIRESMLEEVDFNKEAQNIESFKRYLESMGLSGQATAPRLYKHCSSRRVLTMERLYGVPLTDLDSIRSLVSSPENSLITALNVWFGSLLSCESFHADVHAGNLWLLRDGRIGFLDFGIVGRISPKTWDAMEVFLASIATEEYESMASALIQMGATNRDVDAKAFARDLEKMFSSIQELDTEIVVATARGPNSDRTAVAANVVVDERQMNALFLDLVRLSESYGLKFPREFALLMKQLLYFDRYTRLLAPNLNMLQDQRISVVSNRRMNRYKDSFN from the exons ATGGCGGTCTCAGCTTTCCGTGGCGCGCGGTTACCCTTTCTTCACCAATCTCAG CTTCCCGTCGCGAGGGGAAGTTCTAAGAAGATGATCGGAGGAAGAAAGTCGAACGCTTTCGTTATCTCGGCGCAGTATTCGCAGACGCAGGACCTTTTTACTTCTCGTCTTCAAA GCCGGATTGAGAACTTGCCGAAGCTGGTTGAGGATATAGTTCAGACTTCGATTAACACAGGTCCACGTGGTGCGTTGCGCCTTGTCCAAGGGGTCCAGGCCTTTGTTGGGGTTGGAGGAGAGTGGCTAACTGATATCTCTAAG TTAACAAGAGTGTCTGGTGGATTACCAACTGAAATGCAGCTTGGTCTACTCTCTCCTCTGTATTTGAGGAAGCTCTTTGAACGCATGGGAGCTACTTACATTAAGCTGGGCCAG TTTATAGCATCTGCGCCGACTTTGTTCCCACCAGAATACGTGGAAGAGTTTCAGAACTGCTTCGACAAAGCTCCTCCAGTACCGTTTGAAGAGATTCGTAAAATTTTGCAAGAGGAACTTGGGAGACCCATAGAAAGCGTGTACGAATATGTTGACCCTACACCGCTTGCATCAGCCTCAATAGCACAAGTCCATGGTGCAAGGCTTCGAGGCTCCCAAGAGGATGTAGTGATTAAGGTCTTGAAGCCTGGAATAGAAGATTTCTTGGTGGCGGATCTGAACTTCATCTACGTTGTTGCCCGTATATTTGAGTTCCTTAGTCCTGAGTTCAGCCGTACTTCACTG GTTGGTATTGTCAAGGACATTCGTGAGTCAATGCTTGAAGAAGTAGATTTCAACAAAGAGGCTCAGAACATTGAATCATTTAAAAGATATCTTGAATCCATGGGGTTGTCAGGACAAGCCACTGCTCCAAGACTGTATAAGCACTGCAGCAGCCGGCGGGTGCTTACAATGGAGAGGCTATATGGAGTTCCTCTTACCGATCTAGATTCTATTAGATCGCTTGTTTCCAGTCCTGAAAACAGCCTTATTACTGCTCTTAATGTGTG GTTCGGAAGTTTACTTTCTTGTGAAAGTTTCCATGCTGATGTACATGCAGGGAACTTATGGCTGTTGCGTGATGGCCGGATTGGGTTTCTTGATTTTG GCATTGTTGGTCGGATATCACCCAAAACATGGGATGCTATGGAAGTATTTTTAGCGTCCATTGCAACTGAAGAATATGAATCCATGGCCTCAGCTTTGATTCAAATGGGAGCCACAAATAGAGATGTTGATGCCAAAGCTTTTGCAAGAGACCTGGAGAAGATGTTCTCTTCTATCCAG GAACTAGATACAGAGATAGTAGTGGCTACAGCTCGCGGACCAAACTCAGACAGAACTGCTGTTGCTGCTAACGTAGTTGTGGACGAGAGACAGATGAATGCTCTTTTCCTCGACCTG GTGAGGCTTAGCGAATCATATGGGCTGAAGTTCCCGAGAGAGTTTGCACTTCTAATGAAGCAGCTTCTGTATTTCGATCGGTACACAAGACTATTAGCTCCAAACCTGAACATGCTGCAGGATCAGCGAATCTCTGTCGTGTCCAACAGGAGGATGAATCGATACAAGGACAGCTTCAACTAA